Proteins found in one Tamandua tetradactyla isolate mTamTet1 chromosome 1, mTamTet1.pri, whole genome shotgun sequence genomic segment:
- the LOC143683201 gene encoding uncharacterized protein LOC143683201 isoform X2, with protein sequence MKSQSCRESDVAIGFWPSWKDRCPTMPGQLLPQRPVELPAVPGAQAVLGTETPSVPCSPPAPMPSPRPTQQEPNPGPVRPDTTCSLLTNKARWQAPPPRNRRSLHQGISTSTLCPLPGCPVPCVPIALLPPPAVQCPVPCLAVSPTPALQCPAPPVTVLPQ encoded by the exons ATGAAGAGTCAGAGCTGCAGGGAGAGTGACGTGGCCATTGGGTTCTGGCCAAGCTGGAAGGACAGATGTCCCACTATGCCAGGTCAGCTTCTACCTCAGAGGCCCGTGGAGCTGCCAGCAGTCCCCGGAGCCCAGGCTGTGCTGGGGACAGAGACCCCCTCCGTGCCGTGCAGCCCCCCAGCCCCAATGCCCTCACCTCGTCCCACCCagcaggaaccgaacccaggccCAGTTCGCCCTGACACCACATGTTCTCTGCTGACCAAT AAGGCACGTTGGCAAGCGCCGCCGCCTCGGAACCGCCGGTCTCTCCATCAGGGGATTTCAACTTCCACACTCTGCCCCCTCCCCGGCTGTCCAGTGCCTTGTGTCCCCATTGCCCTATTACCGCCCCCAGCTGTCCAGTGCCCTGTGCCCTGCCTTGCCGTGTCGCCCACCCCGGCTCTCCAGTGTCCTGCACCCCCTGTCACCGTGTTGCCCCAG
- the LOC143683201 gene encoding uncharacterized protein LOC143683201 isoform X1 has product MKSQSCRESDVAIGFWPSWKDRCPTMPGQLLPQRPVELPAVPGAQAVLGTETPSVPCSPPAPMPSPRPTQQEPNPGPVRPDTTCSLLTNKARWQAPPPRNRRSLHQGISTSTLCPLPGCPVPCVPIALLPPPAVQCPVPCLAVSPTPALQCPAPPVTVLPQNSNPNRLK; this is encoded by the exons ATGAAGAGTCAGAGCTGCAGGGAGAGTGACGTGGCCATTGGGTTCTGGCCAAGCTGGAAGGACAGATGTCCCACTATGCCAGGTCAGCTTCTACCTCAGAGGCCCGTGGAGCTGCCAGCAGTCCCCGGAGCCCAGGCTGTGCTGGGGACAGAGACCCCCTCCGTGCCGTGCAGCCCCCCAGCCCCAATGCCCTCACCTCGTCCCACCCagcaggaaccgaacccaggccCAGTTCGCCCTGACACCACATGTTCTCTGCTGACCAAT AAGGCACGTTGGCAAGCGCCGCCGCCTCGGAACCGCCGGTCTCTCCATCAGGGGATTTCAACTTCCACACTCTGCCCCCTCCCCGGCTGTCCAGTGCCTTGTGTCCCCATTGCCCTATTACCGCCCCCAGCTGTCCAGTGCCCTGTGCCCTGCCTTGCCGTGTCGCCCACCCCGGCTCTCCAGTGTCCTGCACCCCCTGTCACCGTGTTGCCCCAG